In one Corallococcus sp. EGB genomic region, the following are encoded:
- a CDS encoding HlyD family secretion protein, producing MTTRTASPLEAPAPSTDAPAATKPAKRSRAKQVLPVLVGVAVLGAGARYLLTHGHESTDDAQVEGRIANVAPRVAGQVARVLVKDNQTVKAGDVLVELDHADLDAKLEVARADVMSAEAQLSNAQAQLTLTEANAGANLRQARAGVTQASSGISSSKAALDQARADVTAAEARFKLAETDLGRIKQLREQGAVAQADLDARQASYDQAKALLDQSRARLTSTEAGIQSSSGGLEAAQGKLTAAETAPVQVQAAQAALKLAEARLKQTHGALTLAELAVSYAQVRAPVDGVVSRRTVEVGQMVGPERPLMAIVPQDDIWVVANFKEDQVGEMRPGQPVDVKVDAFGSHSFKGHVDSLAGASGARFALLPPDNASGNFVKVVQRIPVLIRFDGDRKDLPIKPGMSVYVTVDTGAEPAPQRTAAVDTRKE from the coding sequence ATGACGACCCGTACCGCCTCTCCCCTGGAAGCGCCCGCTCCCTCCACCGACGCCCCCGCCGCCACGAAGCCCGCGAAGCGCTCCCGCGCGAAGCAGGTGCTGCCCGTCCTCGTGGGCGTGGCGGTGCTGGGCGCGGGCGCGCGCTACCTGCTCACCCACGGCCACGAGTCCACGGACGACGCCCAGGTCGAAGGCCGCATCGCCAACGTGGCGCCGCGCGTGGCCGGGCAGGTGGCCCGCGTGCTGGTGAAGGACAACCAGACCGTGAAGGCCGGCGACGTGCTGGTGGAGCTGGACCACGCGGACCTGGACGCCAAGCTGGAGGTCGCCCGCGCGGACGTGATGAGCGCGGAGGCCCAGCTGTCCAACGCCCAGGCGCAGCTCACCCTCACGGAGGCCAACGCGGGCGCCAACCTGCGCCAGGCCCGCGCCGGCGTCACCCAGGCCTCCAGCGGCATCAGCTCCTCCAAGGCCGCGCTGGACCAGGCCCGCGCGGACGTGACCGCGGCCGAGGCGCGCTTCAAGCTGGCGGAGACGGACCTGGGCCGCATCAAGCAGCTGCGCGAGCAGGGCGCGGTGGCCCAGGCGGACCTGGACGCGCGTCAGGCCTCGTATGATCAGGCCAAGGCCCTGTTGGACCAGTCCCGCGCGCGCCTCACCTCCACCGAGGCCGGCATCCAGAGCTCCTCCGGTGGCCTGGAGGCCGCGCAGGGCAAGCTGACCGCCGCGGAGACGGCGCCCGTGCAGGTGCAGGCCGCGCAGGCCGCGCTGAAGCTCGCCGAGGCCCGCCTCAAGCAGACGCATGGCGCGCTGACGCTCGCGGAGCTCGCGGTGTCCTACGCGCAGGTGCGCGCCCCGGTGGACGGCGTGGTCAGCCGCCGCACCGTGGAGGTGGGACAGATGGTGGGCCCGGAGCGCCCGCTGATGGCCATCGTTCCGCAGGACGACATCTGGGTGGTCGCCAACTTCAAGGAGGACCAGGTCGGTGAGATGCGCCCGGGCCAGCCGGTGGACGTGAAGGTGGACGCGTTCGGCAGCCACTCGTTCAAGGGCCACGTGGACAGCCTCGCGGGCGCCAGCGGCGCGCGCTTCGCCCTGCTGCCGCCGGACAACGCGTCCGGCAACTTCGTGAAGGTCGTGCAGCGCATCCCCGTGCTCATCCGCTTCGACGGCGACCGCAAGGACCTGCCCATCAAGCCCGGCATGAGCGTCTACGTCACCGTGGACACCGGGGCCGAGCCCGCGCCGCAGCGGACCGCGGCCGTGGACACCCGCAAGGAGTAA